Proteins from a single region of Serinus canaria isolate serCan28SL12 chromosome 28, serCan2020, whole genome shotgun sequence:
- the EEF2 gene encoding elongation factor 2 → MVNFTVDQIRAIMDKKANIRNMSVIAHVDHGKSTLTDSLVCKAGIIASARAGETRFTDTRKDEQERCITIKSTAISLFYELSENDLAFIKQSKDGSGFLINLIDSPGHVDFSSEVTAALRVTDGALVVVDCVSGVCVQTETVLRQAIAERIKPVLMMNKMDRALLELQLEPEELYQTFQRIVENVNVIISTYGEGESGPMGNIMIDPVLGTVGFGSGLHGWAFTLKQFAEMYVAKFAAKGDAQLSPAERAKKVEDMMKKLWGDRYFDPATGKFSKSATSPDGKKLPRTFCQLILDPIFKVFDAIMNFKKEEAAKLIEKLDIKLDSEDKDKEGKPLLKAVMRRWLPAGDALLQMITIHLPSPVTAQKYRCELLYEGPPDDEAAIGIKNCDPKGPLMMYISKMVPTSDKGRFYAFGRVFSGLVSTGLKVRIMGPNYTPGKKEDLYLKPIQRTILMMGRYVEPIEDVPCGNIVGLVGVDQFLVKTGTITTFEHAHNMRVMKFSVSPVVRVAVEAKNPADLPKLVEGLKRLAKSDPMVQCIIEESGEHIIAGAGELHLEICLKDLEEDHACIPIKKSDPVVSYRETVSEESNVMCLSKSPNKHNRLYMKARPFPDGLAEDIDKGEVSARQELKQRARYLAEKYEWDVTEARKIWCFGPDGTGPNILTDITKGVQYLNEIKDSVVAGFQWATKEGVLCEENMRAVRFDVHDVTLHADAIHRGGGQIIPTARRCLYACVLTAQPRLMEPIYLVEIQCPEQVVGGIYGVLNRKRGHVFEETQVAGTPMFVVKAYLPVNESFGFTADLRSNTGGQAFPQCVFDHWQILPGDPFDSASRPCQVVAETRKRKGLKEGIPALDNFLDKL, encoded by the exons ATG GTGAACTTCACAGTAGACCAGATACGGGCCATCATGGACAAAAAGGCCAACATCAGGAACATGTCCGTGATCGCCCACGTGGACCACGGCAAGTCCACGCTGACAGATTCCCTGGTGTGCAAGGCCGGGATCATCGCCTCGGCGCGGGCCGGCGAGACCCGCTTCACCGACACCCGCAAGGACGAGCAGGAACGGTGCATCACCATCAAATCCAC ggCCATTTCTCTGTTTTACGAGCTCTCTGAGAACGACTTGGCCTTCATCAAGCAGAGCAAGGATGGTTCTGGTTTCTTGATCAACCTCATTGACTCCCCTGGGCACGTGGACTTCTCCTCAGAGGTCACCGCAGCTCTGCGAGTCACTGACGGTGCCCTGGTCGTGGTGGACTGTGTCTCTG gggtgtgtgtgcagaCAGAGACCGTGCTGCGTCAGGCCATCGCCGAGAGGATCAAGCCTGTGCTGATGATGAACAAGATGGACCGAgcgctgctggagctgcagctggagccagaggagctgtACCAGACCTTCCAGCGCATCGTGGAGAACGTCAACGTCATCATCTCCACCtatggagagggagagagcgGCCCCATGGGCAACATCATG ATTGACCCGGTGCTCGGGACCGTGGGCTTTGGCTCGGGCCTGCACGGCTGGGCCTTCACCCTGAAGCAGTTTGCTGAGATGTACGTGGCAAAGTTTGCTGCCAAGGGAgatgcccagctcagcccagccgAGCGTGCCAAGAAAGTCGAGGACATGATGAAGAAGCTGTGGGGAGACAG GTACTTTGACCCTGCTACTGGCAAGTTCAGCAAATCTGCCACCAGCCCTGATGGAAAGAAACTGCCCAGGACCTTCTGCCAGCTCATCCTTGACCCCATCTTCAAG GTTTTCGATGCAATCATGAACTTCAAGAAAGAAGAGGCTGCTAAACTGATTGAGAAACTGGACATCAAGCTGGACAGtgaggacaaggacaaggaagGCAAACCCCTGCTGAAG gccGTGATGAGGCggtggctgccagctggagatGCCCTGCTGCAGATGATCACCATCCACCTGCCTTCCCCCGTCACAGCCCAGAAGTATCGCTGCGAGCTGCTCTACGAGGGCCCCCCTGACGATGAGGCTGCCATAG GCATTAAGAACTGTGACCCCAAAGGCCCCCTGATGATGTACATCTCCAAAATGGTGCCAACCTCTGACAAGGGACGTTTCTATGCTTTTGGCCGTGTCTTCTCCGGTCTCGTCTCAACTGGCTTGAAAGTCAGAATCATGGGACCAAACTACACCCCTGGCAAGAAGGAGGATCTGTACCTGAAGCCAATTCAAAG GACCATTCTCATGATGGGTCGCTACGTGGAGCCCATCGAGGACGTGCCTTGTGGAAACATCGTGGGGCTGGTCGGCGTGGACCAGTTCCTTGTGAAGACTGGAACCATCACCACCTTCGAGCACGCCCACAACATGAGGGTGATGAAGTTCAGCGTCAGCCCCGTGGTGCGTGTGGCCGTGGAGGCCAAGAACCCGGCTGACCTGCCCAAGCTGGTGGAGGGGCTGAAGCGCCTGGCCAAGTCTGACCCCATGGTGCAG TGCATCATCGAGGAGTCTGGGGAGCACATCATCGCTGGCGCTGGGGAGCTGCACCTGGAGATCTGCCTGAAGGACCTGGAGGAGGACCACGCCTGCATCCCCATTAAG AAATCGGATCCCGTGGTGTCCTACCGCGAGACGGTCAGCGAGGAGTCCAACGTGATGTGCCTTTCCAAGTCCCCCAACAAACACAACCGGCTGTACATGAAGGCACGGCCCTTCCCTGACGGGCTGGCCGAGGACATCGACAAGGGCGAGGTGTCGGCCCGGCAGGAGCTGAAGCAGCGGGCGCGGTACCTGGCCGAGAAGTACGAGTGGGACGTCACCGAGGCCAGGAAGATCTGGTGCTTCGGGCCCGACGGCACCGGCCCCAACATCCTCACCGACATCACCAAGGGGGTGCAGTACCTCAACGAGATCAAGGACAGCGTGGTGGCCGGCTTCCAGTGGGCCACCAAGGAG ggggtgcTGTGCGAGGAGAACATGCGCGCCGTGCGTTTCGACGTGCACGACGTGACCCTGCACGCCGACGCCATCCACCGCGGCGGCGGCCAGATCATCCCCACGGCCCGGCGCTGCCTCTACGCCTGCGTGCTCACGGCCCAGCCGCGCCTCATGGAGCCCATCTACCTGGTGGAGATCCAG TGCCCGGAGCAGGTGGTGGGAGGCATCTACGGGGTGCTGAACAGGAAGCGTGGCCACGTGTTTGAGGAGACCCAGGTGGCCGGGACCCCCATGTTCGTGGTCAAGGCCTACCTGCCTGTCAACGAGTCCTTCG GTTTCACAGCAGATTTGAGGTCCAACACGGGTGGCCAGGCCTTCCCCCAGTGTGTCTTTGACCACTGGCAGATCCTGCCCGGGGATCCCTTCGACAGTGCCAGCCGGCCGTGCCAGGTGGTGGCCGAGACCCGCAAACGCAAAGGGCTGAAGGAAGGAATCCCTGCCCTCGACAACTTCCTGGACAAACTCTAA
- the PIAS4 gene encoding E3 SUMO-protein ligase PIAS4: protein MAAELVEAKNMVMSFRVSDLQMLLGFVGRSKSGLKHELVTRALQLVQFDCSPEVFKKIKELYETRYNKKGSEVAPPPAPPRAEALALHSSYDRGSAVPRTLPASNIDYPALYGKYLNGLGRLPPKVAKPEVRLVKLPFYTTLDELLKPTELVPQNNEKLQESPCIFALTPRQVELIRNSRELQPGVKSVQVVLRICYTDTSSPQEDQYPPNIAVKVNHSYCSVPGYYPSNKPGVEPKRPCRPINLTHLMYLSAATNRITVTWGNYGKSYSVGLYLVRQMTSAELLQRLKTIGIKHPELCKALVKEKLRLDPDSEIATTGVRVSLICPLVKMRLSVPCRAETCAHLQCFDAVFYLQMNEKKPTWMCPVCDKPAPYDQLIIDGLLSKILTECEDADEIEYLVDGSWCPIRAEKERSCSPQCPILVLGSSEVNGLLATANGTGENGKAPADVVDLTLDSSSSSEDEEEDEEEDDDDEGPQPKRRCSYEKGLVSAC, encoded by the exons ATGGCGGCGGAGCTGGTGGAGGCGAAG AACATGGTGATGAGTTTCCGAGTCTCAGATCTTCAGATGTTGCTGGGTTTTGTTGGCAGGAGTAAAAGCGGACTAAAACACGAACTAGTGACCCGAGCTTTGCAGCTGGTCCAGTTTGACTGCAGCCCCGAGGTGTTCAAGAAGATCAAGGAGCTCTACGAGACTCGCTACAACAAGAAGGGCTCGGAGGTGGCGCCGCCGCCGGCGCCGCCCCGTGCCGAGGCGCTGGCCCTGCACTCCTCCTACGACCGCGGCAGCGCCGTGCCCCGGACCCTGCCCGCCTCCAACATCGACTACCCTGCCCTCTACGGCAAATACCTGAACGGACTGGGCAGGTTGCCCCCTAAAGTGGCCAAGCCCGAGGTTCGCTTGGTCAAGTTGCCCTTTTATACCACGCTGGATGAGCTGTTGAAGCCCACAGAGTTAG TTCCACAGAATAATGAGAAGCTTCAGGAAAGTCCGTGCATTTTTGCATTAACACCAAGACAAGTGGAGCTGATCAGAAATTCCAG GGAGTTGCAACCCGGCGTGAAATCGGTTCAGGTGGTGCTCAG AATCTGCTACACAGACACCAGTTCCCCCCAGGAGGATCAGTACCCTCCCAACATCGCCGTCAAGGTGAACCACAGCTACTGCTCCGTGCCG GGCTACTACCCCTCAAACAAACCCGGGGTGGAACCCAAGAGGCCCTGCAGGCCCATCAACCTCACCCACCTCATGTACCTGTCGGCGGCCACCAACCGCATCACGGTCACCTGGGGCAACTACGGCAAG agCTACTCGGTGGGGCTGTACCTGGTGCGGCAGATgacctcagcagagctgctgcaaaggtTGAAAACCATCGGCATCAAACACCCGGAGCTCTGCAAAGCGCTGG tgaaAGAGAAGCTACGCCTGGACCCTGACAGTGAAATCGCCACCACCGGGGTCCGAGTGTCCCTCATCTGTCCG CTGGTGAAGATGCGCCTGTCGGTGCCGTGCCGGGCCGAGACCTGTGCACACCTGCAGTGCTTTGATGCCGTCTTCTACCTACAGATGAATGAGAAAAAGCCCACATGGATGTGCCCTGTGTGTGACAAACCTGCCCCCTACGACCAGCTCATCATTGATGG gcTCCTGTCCAAGATCCTGACAGAATGTGAAGATGCAGATGAGATTGAGTACCTGGTGGATGGCTCCTGGTGCCCCATCCGAGCCGAGAAGGAGCGGAGCTGCAGCCCTCAGTGCCCAATCCTGGTTCTAG GTTCCTCAGAGGTGAACGGGCTCCTGGCCACCGCCAACGGCACCGGCGAGAACGGCAAAGCCCCGGCGGACGTGGTGGATTTAACACTGGacagctcctcctcctcggaGGAcgaggaagaggatgaggaggaggatgatgatgatgagggACCCCAGCCCAAACGACGCTGCTCTTACGAGAAAGGTTTAGTCTCTGCCTGCTGA